From Nocardia sp. XZ_19_385, the proteins below share one genomic window:
- a CDS encoding galactose oxidase-like domain-containing protein, with translation MAGEFVPIPDWFASENQDCGIAIADVTGDGTPDVVVLMVDDPEGQNAGLYRVGTSLATDGTVARWGPWLDIPEWFGWQNQGAGLALADLSGNGQLDLVVFVVDNPPDQNQGYFRIGRDLAPDGTVTGGWTPWQPVPDWYGWENQGADIALTRIDGQPTLVVFTVDNPPGQNTGQFRLAKGLTADGAVRKWTPWVAVPDWYGFENQGAGITVADNPLGDGRPALLVFGVDNPGGVNSGVYTIGWGLDGTGHCLDGWSTWTKLPWGFHENQGAAVALRPTGGIPELVICTIDNPPGPNAGYLQVLEIQTDLEHAAHMGIWRILDFGTEINPVHAALLHTGDVLFFAGSGNDPDQHNAHQFRTRVWHYPRPGFTAPDTPIDLFCVGQTFLPDGQLLAAGGTERYDPFYGLKDALLFDPAALTWNAVPDMAFGRWYPSLVTLPNGNAVAVSGLGHDNFLSVVPELFDRATHTWTQLPVPGPIPMYGHLVLLADGRIFYTGGQYGGNNGMRPSIWDPATGTIQEVPGLAEPGSRNQATSVLLPPAQDQKVMILGGGGFDMHSPAPALADTRIADLKGQFPQYVPGPPMDHARMHLCAVLLPDRTVLATGGSGMEEMAHAAPPHAEIYDPAHGTWMHTGPSRIPRLYHSIALLTPDGKVVTAGSNPARKTEELRIEIFWPPYLFQGSRPDLTLGTDSATYGSPVTATISGTIREVNLVRPGATTHSSDNELRLVDIEFTSTTPNSLTLTMPSNPALAPPGWYLVFVVNTEGIPSVGKWLQLN, from the coding sequence GTGGCAGGAGAATTCGTTCCCATTCCCGATTGGTTCGCGTCCGAGAATCAGGACTGTGGCATCGCGATCGCCGACGTAACCGGCGATGGCACACCGGATGTCGTGGTTCTCATGGTCGACGACCCGGAAGGCCAGAACGCCGGGCTGTACCGCGTCGGCACTTCGCTGGCGACCGATGGCACGGTCGCGCGGTGGGGCCCGTGGCTCGACATCCCGGAGTGGTTCGGCTGGCAGAACCAGGGCGCCGGTCTCGCGCTCGCCGATCTCAGCGGCAACGGTCAGCTGGACCTGGTCGTCTTCGTGGTCGACAACCCCCCCGATCAGAACCAGGGCTACTTCCGAATAGGTCGCGACCTGGCTCCCGATGGCACGGTCACCGGCGGCTGGACACCCTGGCAGCCCGTGCCCGACTGGTACGGCTGGGAGAACCAGGGCGCCGATATCGCGCTGACCAGAATCGACGGTCAGCCGACGCTGGTGGTGTTCACCGTCGACAATCCCCCCGGCCAGAACACCGGTCAGTTCCGCCTGGCCAAAGGCCTGACCGCGGACGGCGCGGTGCGGAAGTGGACGCCGTGGGTGGCGGTCCCGGACTGGTACGGGTTCGAGAACCAGGGCGCCGGAATCACAGTGGCCGACAATCCGCTAGGGGACGGTCGCCCCGCACTGCTGGTGTTCGGGGTCGACAATCCGGGCGGCGTGAACTCGGGCGTCTACACCATCGGCTGGGGTCTGGACGGCACCGGACACTGCCTCGACGGCTGGAGCACCTGGACCAAACTCCCCTGGGGCTTCCACGAAAACCAAGGCGCGGCAGTAGCTTTACGGCCCACCGGCGGGATCCCCGAGCTGGTGATCTGCACCATCGACAACCCGCCGGGCCCCAACGCCGGTTACCTCCAGGTCCTCGAGATACAGACCGACCTGGAACATGCTGCGCACATGGGCATTTGGCGCATCCTCGATTTCGGCACCGAGATCAACCCGGTACACGCCGCCCTGCTACACACCGGCGATGTGCTGTTCTTCGCCGGCTCCGGCAACGACCCGGATCAGCACAACGCCCATCAATTCCGCACGCGCGTCTGGCATTACCCGCGGCCCGGGTTCACCGCACCGGATACCCCCATCGACCTGTTCTGCGTGGGCCAGACGTTCCTGCCTGACGGTCAACTGCTCGCCGCCGGCGGCACCGAACGCTACGACCCGTTCTATGGCCTCAAGGACGCGCTTCTCTTCGATCCAGCCGCACTGACCTGGAATGCCGTGCCGGACATGGCTTTTGGGCGCTGGTATCCATCGCTGGTCACCCTGCCCAACGGCAACGCGGTCGCGGTGTCAGGCCTCGGTCACGACAACTTCCTGTCCGTGGTCCCGGAACTGTTCGACCGCGCGACCCACACCTGGACCCAACTCCCGGTGCCCGGCCCGATCCCCATGTACGGCCACCTGGTCCTACTCGCCGACGGCCGCATCTTCTACACCGGCGGCCAATACGGCGGGAACAACGGCATGCGCCCCAGCATTTGGGATCCCGCCACCGGAACCATCCAGGAAGTACCGGGATTGGCCGAACCAGGCTCCCGCAACCAGGCCACCAGCGTCCTGTTGCCACCGGCACAAGACCAGAAGGTCATGATCCTCGGCGGCGGCGGCTTCGATATGCACAGCCCCGCACCGGCTTTGGCCGACACCCGGATCGCCGATCTCAAAGGTCAGTTCCCGCAGTATGTTCCGGGCCCACCAATGGATCACGCACGCATGCACCTGTGCGCGGTCCTGCTCCCCGACCGCACGGTGCTGGCCACCGGCGGCTCCGGCATGGAGGAAATGGCCCACGCCGCGCCACCGCACGCCGAGATCTACGACCCGGCCCACGGCACCTGGATGCACACCGGCCCGTCCCGCATCCCGCGCCTCTACCACTCGATCGCCCTGCTCACCCCCGACGGCAAGGTGGTCACCGCAGGCTCCAACCCAGCCCGCAAGACCGAGGAACTGCGGATCGAAATCTTCTGGCCCCCATACCTTTTCCAGGGCAGCCGACCAGATCTCACCCTCGGCACCGACTCCGCCACCTACGGCAGCCCCGTCACCGCCACGATCAGCGGGACGATCCGCGAGGTCAACCTCGTCCGCCCAGGCGCAACCACACACTCCAGCGACAACGAACTGCGCCTCGTCGACATCGAATTCACCAGCACCACACCGAATTCGCTCACACTGACCATGCCGTCCAACCCGGCGCTGGCCCCGCCCGGGTGGTACCTCGTATTCGTCGTCAATACCGAGGGCATTCCCTCGGTCGGCAAGTGGTTGCAGCTGAACTGA